The sequence tTCAAAATGATAGATCGCACAAAGGACATATTCGATGCGATTTGTGTTAGTGTGTTACGGTTATtgtctgaaaaaaatcttacctTAAGACAGTGAGGGAAATGCGAGATTATAGATGTCAGAAACAGGAGAGGAATGCGCTGTTAGATTGTATTCGGCTGTGGAGATAATGAAGAACGCTAGAGCTAAAGAAACTGAGGAGCAAGCGGCATTGAGGAGAATGCAAGAAGCTCAGCGAATGGCTAGACATCGTGCCAAAAAAAAGCGTTGTCTGGACGAGAATCTTGCGAGAGAGATTTCTAAAATTGCAGAGCTGTCTAAAATGCCTCCTCCGGATCCCGCTACGATAGCCCAAATGTCCGAgatgaatatgaataaaatatctgcGGAATTGAAGCAAATGATGGAAAGGGGAAAAGTACCTGAGCATATAGTTCAAATGGCTCAATTGGCAGAGTTTAGCAAAATGAAttctgaattaaataaaatgtcgcAGGATATGGCAAAAAGATACGAAATGGAGAAAATGGCGGAATATGCCAAGACTACGGAGTACATGAAAATGCAGGAGATTGCCAAGATGAACGAAATGGTGAAATTTTCTGAGATGGCAAAGTACAATGACATTTCCAAAATCAGCGAAATGGCAAAAATGAATGAGATGATGAAGATGACACAAATGGCTAAAATCAACGAGGTGCAGAGAATAAATGAATTAGCAAAGTTGAATGAAATGGTAAAGATGACAGAAATGGCCAAATACACGAATAATGACATAACGAAATTGAACGAGATGGCTCAAATTAGCGAGATGGCGAAAGAGATTGCAAAGATGAATGAAAAGACAAAGATGAACGAAATGATGAAGATGCAAACAAGCATGCAGAACGATATCGCCAAGATACCGGAGTACTCGAAGATGGCGAGCGAAATGGCCAAATTGACAGAGTTGGCCAAACTGAACGAGATAACGATCACGAAACTTAACGATCCACCGGCGCTGCCTAAAATGTCGGAGATtcagccgccgccgccgccgccacctcCACCACGTATCCCTGAACCTGTGATCACCGTGCCAAATCCCAGGAATTTACAGAACGTGCAAACTGTACAAGTGGCGCAGGCCAGCCCGTCCAGCATGATCAATTTTCCGACCGTGCCCGGTCAAAACAATTACGGTAAATTGTTAATGATCATTGAGGAGCTTGGCAGAGACATTCGTCTGTCCTATGCGGGCAGCCGCAGTGCTGCCGAGAGGTTGAAGAACGGTATTCAGCAAGCTAGAGTTGCCGTGCGGGATTGCTTGCTAGAGACACAGCACAACGCGCAACAATGATTTGTCGCCGAGCTAGCTAGTGATTAGAGTACTTCTAGccttatacaatattatttcacgAGATGTTGCTTTATACGAATATTTAGATTTGGACTGATTTATACGATGACGTATATAGATGGAGCATCTTGTTTATGAGATTAAAAATCGCTACTTTCTTCACTACGGCTCTAAGATGCCTTAACTGTGTGCTCGATCCATATATGTATCTCATTGAAACTGTGTGCGGCCGATAACTCTCTCTACTTTTAAGTTGCAATTTAATACGTAGAAAGAAGTTGAGATGAAATGGAGTATTCATTTGTATATTCTAGAGATCATTAGATAAAGAGAGGCAGGTAAGGGAAGAACAAAATCTTACCAAACATGAAGAGACAATTATGTACTATGGTTTATGTTAAAATCATTGAGTACATTGCAAATCTGTCAGTATACGTTTCGAGTGAGTaaaggaaagaaatataaggaaaagttTTTCAAACAACATGTACCTAATGGAAAGTATAATCCCGTAAATATattccataaatatatatcgttaaataaataaaagttttgtataCAATGCAATGCtcttaatatttcttctttcagAGACTTTTCATCGTTACTActttttataagattacaaACTGTATACTCAATTAACTCAATTTAGTATTCCATTATGTAAtactgtaaattttttataaatatgattgtatttcattgaaaataatatcgcatGAAGTAGATATTACAACAATTTCCCGCAGATTTCTTTGAGAGCTACAACACGATGCGTGGTCATCTAGGTACGTTCGAAAAATTTTCGTCGTAACAATAATTCCATAAGCAAATCGACCAATCACAGTCTAGTATTTTCATCATAGTAAGAATGATGAATTGTGATTTGATTGGTTAGTTAATTACGGCCTTggaaaaaattggaataaaaggagctaaaattttttttttctagggaatgttcagttttttttttttttttcaatggcCGATACCTGATACCCGTTATTACTATTCTGTTAGCGTCGCTGATCGTATTCGgaattgatatttatcaatcTTACATCATTTACACATCAGCTGCTCATCGTGTTTCGAATGATACGACAAAACGATATTTAAGGtttgtaaaaaaacataacGACGTGAAATCGATAAAAACTATTCTCTGTGTTATTTTTAGAGGTTAGCTAAATTTTACGATTGACTTTTCTTTGCTAAAATACGAGAATAACTTGACGAAATATTTGGTTATTAGTGGATTTTAAGGTTCAGACTTTATAGATTATGTCAATCGATTATTTCTCaaggtatattaaaataaaaaccacGCACAAGAGATGGCAAAGCAACGCAAAAACGTAGGGGTTACTGCGAAAATTACGGAACCGTTGTTGCCGGTATCAAATTCAACGCCCTCGCAACAGACCGTGTCCGTGACCGTGTCAATGTCCGTGTCTTCGTCTTCCGTTCCTGCTCAATCGAAGTATGTGAAATTGCTACGCATCATAGAACAGCTAGGTCGCGATCTTAAACCTTTTTACACTGGTAGTAAACTTCGCAAGACAATGCCTAAAGTTGAACGTGATCTCATGAAAGCGTGTCGTCTTGTCAAACAATGTCGAGTCGAAGCTACAAAAAGCTCCAAGAAAGCGTGCCAATAATATTATgtcttctattaaaataatcatgaatCGAATTTTTCAAGTTCCTTGATATAACAATTGTacttataatttgtttttcttttgaaagagagagagagagagatacatatttaatatgaaagaatatatatattctattattaacaGTATTTATTCTACCTCGAATTTTGATCAACTCAAAGTATTATTAGAGAAGGAGTAATTTGTATAAGATAATGATTTAGAATAACAATAATAGATTccataattaaatctaatattgtaagaagaatatttttgtcatggATTTCTCGCATTATATATagctgaaatattaaatgataatttcttcTTCAGTAAATCAACGAATTGTGCTCAATCAAActcgagaaaaataatcagGGGAATTTTTTTGGTTTACTGTTATGTAAAATGCTAATTAACACTGGCAACAAACATATCGTAAcagtatgatattttttttatttactttaaacttattgttagtttgtAACATgtcattttaaacaatttttctgagatttttttctttttttttttctttctgtgattctttttgataatatttatatatttatttatttcattaaattgagAGCCTATTAATAAGCCGCCTAATCGAATGATCCGATCGATAATATGTGTTAATGATACAAATTGTGTATGatgtaatgataaaagattttatatattgctatacacatttaaaacctcattaaactttatatatcgtCAATTATAGTACAAATGTAAACAAGATagtcactttttttatttacgcaataatgattttatacaaaaatttttatataatctgattagatattatatacactgTTGCTTAAGTTATTaactcgatatatatataatatataatgtagtattattataaatctaaaagataaacataagaatttgttttctatatatgaaatgtaaaaatagtaCAAAAATGTGTGTTCCTATACTTAaacttattgtaatatttataaaaaaataaaatttttttatcgaaaaaaatttgtttagatAAAACACCTatgtgtatgcatgtataaaaattatgtttttttggGAAAAAGTCGATTagcagatttatattatttatttgtacaattgtatgtatgcatgctTTCACCACAaatgttttctctttcttttaatggTTTGGACATTTTATtccttatacatatacatatgtatattacatctttttttgatTTCGCAcacacactttttttttttccattagtTGTAATAAAGACATTGATTGCAAAATtgcactttttaaattttattatttgaaaattgcacAGACTGCTTGACTTTATATTGGTGAGgcatttttaaagtaaaattgtcaattaaaagtaaaacttattgattatatgacatatgtatatctatattaaatctttctatgttgtaagtttttttatatacaaatatttaaaactacttttatctatataataaaatttgaattaattatttgttaaatattaatagtgtGATAACGCGTGTGAGAAATTTGGTAAGggatatttgaaatttcttttgtttcagACAATTTTCCACAAATGGCAATTAAGGAAGTTTTTTGTACTTTAGACGAGTTTAATACAGAATTCCCGGCAGATTCCATTGAGTGGTGTCCTGCAGAATCGTTTCAAGATCTACTGGTGTGTGGAACATACAAATTAATTGAGAATAAAGAAAGTGCAAAAGATGAAAAGTGTAAACGGACAGGACGAATTTATTTGCTCCGCGTGGCGGATGGTGGAAAATTACAAGTATTGCAACAAATAGACACTTTAGGTGTGTTAGATATGAAGTGGATATATATC is a genomic window of Cataglyphis hispanica isolate Lineage 1 chromosome 5, ULB_Chis1_1.0, whole genome shotgun sequence containing:
- the LOC126849850 gene encoding shootin-1, yielding MSETGEECAVRLYSAVEIMKNARAKETEEQAALRRMQEAQRMARHRAKKKRCLDENLAREISKIAELSKMPPPDPATIAQMSEMNMNKISAELKQMMERGKVPEHIVQMAQLAEFSKMNSELNKMSQDMAKRYEMEKMAEYAKTTEYMKMQEIAKMNEMVKFSEMAKYNDISKISEMAKMNEMMKMTQMAKINEVQRINELAKLNEMVKMTEMAKYTNNDITKLNEMAQISEMAKEIAKMNEKTKMNEMMKMQTSMQNDIAKIPEYSKMASEMAKLTELAKLNEITITKLNDPPALPKMSEIQPPPPPPPPPRIPEPVITVPNPRNLQNVQTVQVAQASPSSMINFPTVPGQNNYGKLLMIIEELGRDIRLSYAGSRSAAERLKNGIQQARVAVRDCLLETQHNAQQ